A single window of Phaenicophaeus curvirostris isolate KB17595 chromosome 7, BPBGC_Pcur_1.0, whole genome shotgun sequence DNA harbors:
- the SF3B1 gene encoding splicing factor 3B subunit 1 isoform X1, translating to MAKIAKTHEDIEAQIREIQGKKPALDEAQGVGLDSTGYYDQEIYGGSDSRFAGYVTSIAATELEDDDDDYPSTSLLGQKKPGYHAPVALLNDIPQSTEQYDPFAEHRPQKIADREDEYKKHRRMMIISPERLDPFADGGKTPDPKMNARTYMDVMREQHLTKEEREIRQQLAEKAKAGELKVVNGAASQPPSKRKRRWDQTADQTPGATPKKLSSWDQAETPGHTPSLRWDETPGRAKGSETPGATPGSKIWDPTPSHTPAGAATPGRDTPGHATPGHGGATSSARKNRWDETPKTERDTPGHGSGWAETPRTDRGGDSIGETPTPGASKRKSRWDETPASQMGGSTPVLTPGKTPIGTPAMNMATPTPGHIMSMTPEQLQAWRWEREIDERNRPLSDEELDAMFPEGYKVLPPPAGYVPIRTPARKLTATPTPLGGMTGFHMQTEDRTMKSVNDQPSGNLPFLKPDDIQYFDKLLVDVDESTLSPEEQKERKIMKLLLKIKNGTPPMRKAALRQITDKAREFGAGPLFNQILPLLMSPTLEDQERHLLVKVIDRILYKLDDLVRPYVHKILVVIEPLLIDEDYYARVEGREIISNLAKAAGLATMISTMRPDIDNMDEYVRNTTARAFAVVASALGIPSLLPFLKAVCKSKKSWQARHTGIKIVQQIAILMGCAILPHLRSLVEIIEHGLVDEQQKVRTISALAIAALAEAATPYGIESFDSVLKPLWKGIRQHRGKGLAAFLKAIGYLIPLMDAEYANYYTREVMLILIREFQSPDEEMKKIVLKVVKQCCGTDGVEANYIKTEILPPFFKHFWQHRMALDRRNYRQLVDTTVELANKVGAAEIISRIVDDLKDEAEQYRKMVMETIEKIMGNLGAADIDHKLEEQLIDGILYAFQEQTTEDSVMLNGFGTVVNALGKRVKPYLPQICGTVLWRLNNKSAKVRQQAADLISRTAVVMKTCQEEKLMGHLGVVLYEYLGEEYPEVLGSILGALKAIVNVIGMHKMTPPIKDLLPRLTPILKNRHEKVQENCIDLVGRIADRGAEYVSAREWMRICFELLELLKAHKKAIRRATVNTFGYIAKAIGPHDVLATLLNNLKVQERQNRVCTTVAIAIVAETCSPFTVLPALMNEYRVPELNVQNGVLKSLSFLFEYIGEMGKDYIYAVTPLLEDALMDRDLVHRQTASAVVQHMSLGVYGFGCEDSLNHLLNYVWPNVFETSPHVIQAVMGALEGLRVAIGPCRMLQYCLQGLFHPARKVRDVYWKIYNSIYIGSQDALIAHYPRIYNDEKNTYIRYELDYIL from the exons GATGATGATGACTATCCTTCTACAAGTCTGCTTGGCCAGAAGAAGCCAGGGTACCATGCTCCAGTGGCATTGCTTAATGACATACCCCAGTCTACTGAACAG taTGATCCTTTTGCAGAACACCGCCCTCAAAAGATTGCAGATCGGGAAGATGAGTACAAAAAGCATAGGCGGATGATGATAATTTCCCCTGAGCGTCTTGATCCTTTTGCAGATG GAGGGAAGACACCAGATCCTAAAATGAATGCCAGGACATACATGGATGTTATGCGTGAACAGCATTTAACAAAAGAAGAG CGGGAAATTAGGCAGCAACTAGCTGAAAAAGCTAAAGCTGGGGAGCTTAAAGTCGTCAATGGAGCCGCATCTCAGCCACCTTCAAAACGCAAACGGCGTTGGGATCAGACAGCTGATCAAACTCCTGGTGCTACACCTAAAAAATTATCCAGTTGGGATCAAGCAGAG ACTCCCGGACATACACCATCTCTACGATGGGATGAAACTCCAGGCCGTGCAAAGGGTAGCGAAACTCCTGGTGCCACACCTGGCTCAAAAATATGGGATCCGACTCCCAGTCATACTCCAGCAGGAGCTGCAACACCTGGACGGGACACGCCTGGTCACGCAACACCAGGCCATGGAGGTGCCACTTCCAGTGCACGTAAAAATCGATGGGATGAAACACCTAAAACAGAAAGAG ATACTCCGGGACATGGCAGTGGATGGGCTGAGACACCTCGAACAGATAGAGGTGGTGACTCCATTGGTGAGACACCAACCCCAGGAGCAAGTAAGAGAAAGTCCCGGTGGGACGAAACTCCTGCTAGCCAGATGGGAGGCAGCACTCCTGTTCTGACGCCAGGCAAAACACCCATTGGTACACCAGCTATGAACATGGCAACTCCTACACCAG GTCATATTATGAGCATGACTCCTGAACAGCTGCAGGCTTGGCGCTGGGAAAGAGAAATTGATGAGAGAAACAGACCACTTTCTGATGAAGAATTGGATGCTATGTTTCCAGAAGGATATAAG GTTCTCCCCCCACCAGCTGGTTATGTACCTATTCGCACTCCAGCTCGTAAGCTGACAGCAACTCCAACACCTTTGGGTGGTATGACTGGGTTCCATATGCAGACAGAAGACCGGACTATGAAGAGCGTTAATGACCAGCCATCTGGCAATCTTCCATTCCTAAAACCAGATGATATCCAATACTTTGATAAACTGCTG GTTGATGTTGATGAGTCAACTCTGAGTCCTGAAGaacagaaggagagaaaaataatgaaattactactgaaaataaagaatggCACACCTCCCATGAGAAAG gCTGCGTTGCGACAAATTACTGATAAAGCTCGCGAATTTGGGGCAGGGCCGTTGTTCAATCAGATCCTGCCTCTTCTGATGTCACCAACCCTTGAAGATCAGGAGCGTCACTTGCTTGTGAAAGTCATTGACAGAATTCTTTACAAACTGGATGACTTGGTGCGACCATACGTACACAAG ATTCTCGTTGTCATTGAACCACTGCTGATTGATGAAGACTACTATGCTAGAGTAGAAGgcagagaaattatttcaaactTGGCTAAG GCTGCTGGTTTGGCCACAATGATCTCCACAATGCGACCTGATATTGATAATATGGATGAATATGTCCGAAATACAACAGCTCGAGCCTTTGCTGTCGTTGCCTCTGCTTTGGGCATTCCTTCTCTGCTACCGTTCTTGAAAGCTGTCTGTAAAAGCAAGAAGTCCTGGCAGGCTAGGCATACTGGCATCAAGATTGTACAGCAGATTGCTATTCTTATGGGTTGTGCTATCTTGCCTCATCTCAGGAGCTTGGTTGAAATTATTGAACATG GTCTGGTGGATGAGCAGCAGAAGGTTCGCACCATCAGTGCTTTGGCTATTGCTGCTTTGGCTGAGGCAGCTACTCCCTATGGTATTGAGTCCTTTGATTCTGTTCTGAAGCCTTTATGGAAGGGTATACGTCAACACAGAGGAAAG GGTTTGGCTGCCTTTCTGAAGGCTATTGGTTACCTGATTCCACTTATGGATGCTGAGTACGCAAACTATTATACCAGGGAAGTCATGCTCATCCTTATCAGAGAGTTCCAGTCTCCtgatgaagaaatgaaaaaaattgtgttgAAG GTGGTGAAGCAGTGCTGTGGTACCGATGGTGTTGAAGCAAACTACATAAAAACAGAAATCTTGCCACCTTTTTTCAAACACTTCTGGCAGCACAGAATGGCATTGGACAGAAGAAATTACAGACag TTGGTTGATACAACAGTGGAGCTGGCAAATAAAGTTGGAgcagcagaaattatttctagaATTGTGGATGATCTGAAAGATGAGGCTGAACAGTACAGAAAAATGGTCATGGAAACAATTGAGAAGATAATGGGAAATCTGGGCGCAGCAGACATTGATCATAAACTGGAAGAACAACTTATTGATGGTATCTTGTACGCCTTTCAGGAACAGACCACAGAG gattctgtgatgctgaatGGTTTTGGCACAGTGGTTAATGCTCTGGGCAAGAGAGTTAAACCCTACTTGCCACAGATCTGTGGTACCGTTTTGTGGCGTTTGAACAACAAATCTGCTAAAGTTAGGCAGCAGGCTGCTGACCTGATCTCTCGTACTGCGGTTGTTATGAAGACTTGTCAAGAG GAAAAACTGATGGGACACTTGGGTGTTGTGTTATATGAGTACCTGGGTGAAGAATATCCTGAAGTACTGGGCAGCATACTCGGAGCACTTAAGGCTATTGTGAATGTTATAG GTATGCACAAGATGACGCCACCAATCAAAGATCTGCTGCCACGGCTTACACCTATTTTGAAGAACAGACATGAGAAAGTACAGGAAAATTGTATTGATCTTGTTGGGCGCATTGCAGACAG AGGTGCAGAATATGTTTCTGCAAGAGAATGGATGAGGATCTGTTTTGAACTGCTTGAATTATTAAAAGCTCATAAGAAAGCCATCCGAAGAGCCACAGTGAACACTTTTGGTTATATAGCGAAAGCTATTGG ACCTCATGATGTATTGGCTACGCTGCTAAATAACTTAAAGGTACAGGAAAGGCAGAACAGAGTATGTACTACAGTAGCGATTGCTATTGTTGCTGAGACGTGCTCACCTTTCACAGTGCTGCCTGCACTCATGAATGAATACAGAGTTCCAGAACTAAATGTCCAGAATGGTGTGCTAAagtctctttctttcctgtttgaATACATTGGAGAGATGGGGAAAGATTACATCTATGCTGTTACACCATTGCTTGAAGATGCTTTAATGGACAG GGATCTTGTACACAGACAAACAGCCAGTGCCGTGGTGCAGCATATGTCTCTTGGTGTCTATGGGTTTGGATGTGAAGATTCTCTTAATCATTTGTTAAATTACGTGTGGCCTAATGTGTTTGAAACCTCTCCTCACGTCATTCAGGCAGTGATGGGGGCTCTGGAAGGCCTCAGAGTTGCTATTGGTCCCTGCAGGATGTTGCAGTATTGCTTACAG GGTTTGTTTCACCCGGCCAGGAAAGTCAGAGATGTTTATTGGAAGATTTATAACTCGATCTACATTGGATCACAGGATGCGCTGATAGCACACTATCCAAGGATCTATAATGATGAAAAGAACACCTATATTCGTTATGAACTTGATTACATCTTATAA
- the SF3B1 gene encoding splicing factor 3B subunit 1 isoform X2: MNARTYMDVMREQHLTKEEREIRQQLAEKAKAGELKVVNGAASQPPSKRKRRWDQTADQTPGATPKKLSSWDQAETPGHTPSLRWDETPGRAKGSETPGATPGSKIWDPTPSHTPAGAATPGRDTPGHATPGHGGATSSARKNRWDETPKTERDTPGHGSGWAETPRTDRGGDSIGETPTPGASKRKSRWDETPASQMGGSTPVLTPGKTPIGTPAMNMATPTPGHIMSMTPEQLQAWRWEREIDERNRPLSDEELDAMFPEGYKVLPPPAGYVPIRTPARKLTATPTPLGGMTGFHMQTEDRTMKSVNDQPSGNLPFLKPDDIQYFDKLLVDVDESTLSPEEQKERKIMKLLLKIKNGTPPMRKAALRQITDKAREFGAGPLFNQILPLLMSPTLEDQERHLLVKVIDRILYKLDDLVRPYVHKILVVIEPLLIDEDYYARVEGREIISNLAKAAGLATMISTMRPDIDNMDEYVRNTTARAFAVVASALGIPSLLPFLKAVCKSKKSWQARHTGIKIVQQIAILMGCAILPHLRSLVEIIEHGLVDEQQKVRTISALAIAALAEAATPYGIESFDSVLKPLWKGIRQHRGKGLAAFLKAIGYLIPLMDAEYANYYTREVMLILIREFQSPDEEMKKIVLKVVKQCCGTDGVEANYIKTEILPPFFKHFWQHRMALDRRNYRQLVDTTVELANKVGAAEIISRIVDDLKDEAEQYRKMVMETIEKIMGNLGAADIDHKLEEQLIDGILYAFQEQTTEDSVMLNGFGTVVNALGKRVKPYLPQICGTVLWRLNNKSAKVRQQAADLISRTAVVMKTCQEEKLMGHLGVVLYEYLGEEYPEVLGSILGALKAIVNVIGMHKMTPPIKDLLPRLTPILKNRHEKVQENCIDLVGRIADRGAEYVSAREWMRICFELLELLKAHKKAIRRATVNTFGYIAKAIGPHDVLATLLNNLKVQERQNRVCTTVAIAIVAETCSPFTVLPALMNEYRVPELNVQNGVLKSLSFLFEYIGEMGKDYIYAVTPLLEDALMDRDLVHRQTASAVVQHMSLGVYGFGCEDSLNHLLNYVWPNVFETSPHVIQAVMGALEGLRVAIGPCRMLQYCLQGLFHPARKVRDVYWKIYNSIYIGSQDALIAHYPRIYNDEKNTYIRYELDYIL, translated from the exons ATGAATGCCAGGACATACATGGATGTTATGCGTGAACAGCATTTAACAAAAGAAGAG CGGGAAATTAGGCAGCAACTAGCTGAAAAAGCTAAAGCTGGGGAGCTTAAAGTCGTCAATGGAGCCGCATCTCAGCCACCTTCAAAACGCAAACGGCGTTGGGATCAGACAGCTGATCAAACTCCTGGTGCTACACCTAAAAAATTATCCAGTTGGGATCAAGCAGAG ACTCCCGGACATACACCATCTCTACGATGGGATGAAACTCCAGGCCGTGCAAAGGGTAGCGAAACTCCTGGTGCCACACCTGGCTCAAAAATATGGGATCCGACTCCCAGTCATACTCCAGCAGGAGCTGCAACACCTGGACGGGACACGCCTGGTCACGCAACACCAGGCCATGGAGGTGCCACTTCCAGTGCACGTAAAAATCGATGGGATGAAACACCTAAAACAGAAAGAG ATACTCCGGGACATGGCAGTGGATGGGCTGAGACACCTCGAACAGATAGAGGTGGTGACTCCATTGGTGAGACACCAACCCCAGGAGCAAGTAAGAGAAAGTCCCGGTGGGACGAAACTCCTGCTAGCCAGATGGGAGGCAGCACTCCTGTTCTGACGCCAGGCAAAACACCCATTGGTACACCAGCTATGAACATGGCAACTCCTACACCAG GTCATATTATGAGCATGACTCCTGAACAGCTGCAGGCTTGGCGCTGGGAAAGAGAAATTGATGAGAGAAACAGACCACTTTCTGATGAAGAATTGGATGCTATGTTTCCAGAAGGATATAAG GTTCTCCCCCCACCAGCTGGTTATGTACCTATTCGCACTCCAGCTCGTAAGCTGACAGCAACTCCAACACCTTTGGGTGGTATGACTGGGTTCCATATGCAGACAGAAGACCGGACTATGAAGAGCGTTAATGACCAGCCATCTGGCAATCTTCCATTCCTAAAACCAGATGATATCCAATACTTTGATAAACTGCTG GTTGATGTTGATGAGTCAACTCTGAGTCCTGAAGaacagaaggagagaaaaataatgaaattactactgaaaataaagaatggCACACCTCCCATGAGAAAG gCTGCGTTGCGACAAATTACTGATAAAGCTCGCGAATTTGGGGCAGGGCCGTTGTTCAATCAGATCCTGCCTCTTCTGATGTCACCAACCCTTGAAGATCAGGAGCGTCACTTGCTTGTGAAAGTCATTGACAGAATTCTTTACAAACTGGATGACTTGGTGCGACCATACGTACACAAG ATTCTCGTTGTCATTGAACCACTGCTGATTGATGAAGACTACTATGCTAGAGTAGAAGgcagagaaattatttcaaactTGGCTAAG GCTGCTGGTTTGGCCACAATGATCTCCACAATGCGACCTGATATTGATAATATGGATGAATATGTCCGAAATACAACAGCTCGAGCCTTTGCTGTCGTTGCCTCTGCTTTGGGCATTCCTTCTCTGCTACCGTTCTTGAAAGCTGTCTGTAAAAGCAAGAAGTCCTGGCAGGCTAGGCATACTGGCATCAAGATTGTACAGCAGATTGCTATTCTTATGGGTTGTGCTATCTTGCCTCATCTCAGGAGCTTGGTTGAAATTATTGAACATG GTCTGGTGGATGAGCAGCAGAAGGTTCGCACCATCAGTGCTTTGGCTATTGCTGCTTTGGCTGAGGCAGCTACTCCCTATGGTATTGAGTCCTTTGATTCTGTTCTGAAGCCTTTATGGAAGGGTATACGTCAACACAGAGGAAAG GGTTTGGCTGCCTTTCTGAAGGCTATTGGTTACCTGATTCCACTTATGGATGCTGAGTACGCAAACTATTATACCAGGGAAGTCATGCTCATCCTTATCAGAGAGTTCCAGTCTCCtgatgaagaaatgaaaaaaattgtgttgAAG GTGGTGAAGCAGTGCTGTGGTACCGATGGTGTTGAAGCAAACTACATAAAAACAGAAATCTTGCCACCTTTTTTCAAACACTTCTGGCAGCACAGAATGGCATTGGACAGAAGAAATTACAGACag TTGGTTGATACAACAGTGGAGCTGGCAAATAAAGTTGGAgcagcagaaattatttctagaATTGTGGATGATCTGAAAGATGAGGCTGAACAGTACAGAAAAATGGTCATGGAAACAATTGAGAAGATAATGGGAAATCTGGGCGCAGCAGACATTGATCATAAACTGGAAGAACAACTTATTGATGGTATCTTGTACGCCTTTCAGGAACAGACCACAGAG gattctgtgatgctgaatGGTTTTGGCACAGTGGTTAATGCTCTGGGCAAGAGAGTTAAACCCTACTTGCCACAGATCTGTGGTACCGTTTTGTGGCGTTTGAACAACAAATCTGCTAAAGTTAGGCAGCAGGCTGCTGACCTGATCTCTCGTACTGCGGTTGTTATGAAGACTTGTCAAGAG GAAAAACTGATGGGACACTTGGGTGTTGTGTTATATGAGTACCTGGGTGAAGAATATCCTGAAGTACTGGGCAGCATACTCGGAGCACTTAAGGCTATTGTGAATGTTATAG GTATGCACAAGATGACGCCACCAATCAAAGATCTGCTGCCACGGCTTACACCTATTTTGAAGAACAGACATGAGAAAGTACAGGAAAATTGTATTGATCTTGTTGGGCGCATTGCAGACAG AGGTGCAGAATATGTTTCTGCAAGAGAATGGATGAGGATCTGTTTTGAACTGCTTGAATTATTAAAAGCTCATAAGAAAGCCATCCGAAGAGCCACAGTGAACACTTTTGGTTATATAGCGAAAGCTATTGG ACCTCATGATGTATTGGCTACGCTGCTAAATAACTTAAAGGTACAGGAAAGGCAGAACAGAGTATGTACTACAGTAGCGATTGCTATTGTTGCTGAGACGTGCTCACCTTTCACAGTGCTGCCTGCACTCATGAATGAATACAGAGTTCCAGAACTAAATGTCCAGAATGGTGTGCTAAagtctctttctttcctgtttgaATACATTGGAGAGATGGGGAAAGATTACATCTATGCTGTTACACCATTGCTTGAAGATGCTTTAATGGACAG GGATCTTGTACACAGACAAACAGCCAGTGCCGTGGTGCAGCATATGTCTCTTGGTGTCTATGGGTTTGGATGTGAAGATTCTCTTAATCATTTGTTAAATTACGTGTGGCCTAATGTGTTTGAAACCTCTCCTCACGTCATTCAGGCAGTGATGGGGGCTCTGGAAGGCCTCAGAGTTGCTATTGGTCCCTGCAGGATGTTGCAGTATTGCTTACAG GGTTTGTTTCACCCGGCCAGGAAAGTCAGAGATGTTTATTGGAAGATTTATAACTCGATCTACATTGGATCACAGGATGCGCTGATAGCACACTATCCAAGGATCTATAATGATGAAAAGAACACCTATATTCGTTATGAACTTGATTACATCTTATAA